The proteins below come from a single Papaver somniferum cultivar HN1 chromosome 11, ASM357369v1, whole genome shotgun sequence genomic window:
- the LOC113324993 gene encoding LON peptidase N-terminal domain and RING finger protein 1-like: MATEEFQSPQHHKNVVHRDIIISPGFRSVAAMAGRDVEALLAASQVVEDTPERESLESQKRTNLASKTPQTNSRRIQRCSPVTNPALVLNLDDDDVEARVTCHDGPVAGKEPQIEFLKEERKQENKGRTEPKSEEMPPANLPCMDKLREELSCAICLEICCEPSTTPCGHSFCKKCLKSAADKCGKKCPKCRQLTGNGRSCIVNTSLWNTIQLLFPQEVEARKAVAAKNSREEVKDQSSVGEDSISRSPSGRTNSMMMTNPSNIRVSSSSRNQSGRSNFMEMNRVDSVRLSSSVRIRRARPSEAEDAALALR; encoded by the exons ATGGCGACGGAGGAATTCCAAAGCCCTCAACACCATAAAAATGTTGTTCACAGAGACATTATCATCAGTCCTGGGTTCAGATCTGTGGCTGCGATGGCTGGTCGGGATGTAGAAGCCTTATTAGCAGCATCACAAGTAGTTGAAGATACACCTGAAAGAGAATCATTAGAATCTCAGAAACGAACCAATTTAGCATCCAAAACTCCGCAAACTAATTCAAGAAG GATTCAAAGATGTAGTCCTGTTACAAACCCTGCATTAGTTCttaaccttgatgatgatgatgttgaagcaAGAGTTACATGCCATGACGGCCCCGTTGCTGGCAAAG AACCACAAATTGAATTTCTGAAAGAAGAgaggaaacaagaaaataagggCCGTACCGAGCCCAAATCTGAGGAAATGCCGCCTGCaaatcttccttgtatggataaATTGAGGGAAGAATTATCTTGTGCT ATTTGCTTGGAGATTTGCTGTGAACCAAGTACTACTCCTTGTGGTCACAGTTTTTGCAAGAAATGTTTGAAATCTGCAGCGGATAAATGCGGTAAAAAGTGCCCGAAATGCAGACAACTGACTGG AAATGGAAGATCTTGTATTGTGAATACAAGTCTTTGGAACACAATACAGCTTTTGTTTCCACAAGAAGTAGAAGCAAGAAAAGCTGTCGCGGCCAAAAACAGTCGAGAAGAAGTCAAGGATCAGAGTAGTGTAGGAGAGGATTCTATTTCAAGAAGTCCGAGTGGTAGGACTAATTCAATGATGATGACAAATCCAAGTAACATTAGAGTGAGTTCTAGTTCAAGAAATCAAAGTGGTAGGTCTAATTTTATGGAGATGAATAGAGTGGATTCAGTAAGATTGAGCAGCTCAGTGAGGATTAGAAGAGCTAGGCCTAGTGAAGCAGAGGATGCTGCATTAGCTTTGAG ATGA